Below is a genomic region from uncultured Methanobrevibacter sp..
TAAAGAAAGCCCTCCTGATTTTGAAAAAAGCAGTACGGGAACGGGTGAATTTGTGATGTTTATTGAATTTCTAATCATACGTTATCTTTACGGTCTATTTTTTCATTTGCAAGTTCATTAAGTTTTGCGGATAATTCATATGACCTGTGGAAGAGTTTGAGCCTTTCCTGATTGTAACGATTTTTGATTTCAATGTTTTCCTTGAGTTTCAATTCAGTGTCTTCAAGCATATCTTCCAAATCAATACATCTGATTGACAGTTCAAACTCCCTTGGATTCTGGGATTCTATAGCACTGTAAAAGATTTCTCTGATTCTTCTGTCACTTTCCTGGAATACCTCATCATTGTCATATTCCTCTTTTTTGGAGATGAAATACTCTTTGATTTTCTCAAAGAATACCTGCTTTATGTCAGGTTCAACCTGACTGTATCTTAAATACAGATTAGATATTACCTTATTGTAAAGGCCTTTCCTGTATTCTCTATAAAGTCCCAGGGTTTTGGTTATATCAATTAGTATTTCTGAAATGCCGATAAAGTCCATGAATGATTCGTTAGGGGTGTGAGTAATGGAACCTTCCCTTATCCTTTTGTTGCTTAAGTATTCATCATAAAAATAGTTTCTTTCGGATTTAATGAAGGTTTCTATGAAAAATACATTGTCTTCAAATATCAAATCCATGGGGAATCTTATGCCGGTCAATAAATCGCTTCTGTAGAATTTACTTGCAGGTGTAACAGCTATTTTAAAAAGCATATCCTGAGGTAAATCCTTATATGAGAATATATCTTCGCCGACAGCCTCCTTTAAATATTCCATGTCATAGTAGTTTGTCGGCTGCTTTTCTTTTGTATTATCATCGAAATTGATAATCTTGAATAAAAGCATGTCAAGGGATTTATCCTCTGCAATATTATACATTTGCTCCAATGCATTTTCATTTAACACATCATCTGAATCCATGAAATAGGTGTATTTACCAGTAATATGATCCATTGCCGCATTACGTGCACCGGAGACTCCCTGGTTTTCCTGTGAGAGGACTTTTATTCTGTCATCTGAGGATTCATATTCCTTCAGGATATCCAGTGTGGAATCTGTAGATCCGTCATTTACACATATTATTTCAATGTCTGTGAATGTCTGAGCGCATACACTGTTTAAACATTCCCTTAAGTATTTTTCAACATTGTACGCCGGAATAATTACTGATATCAAAGCCATATTAACATCCTATTTGATATAAT
It encodes:
- a CDS encoding glycosyltransferase family 2 protein, with the translated sequence MALISVIIPAYNVEKYLRECLNSVCAQTFTDIEIICVNDGSTDSTLDILKEYESSDDRIKVLSQENQGVSGARNAAMDHITGKYTYFMDSDDVLNENALEQMYNIAEDKSLDMLLFKIINFDDNTKEKQPTNYYDMEYLKEAVGEDIFSYKDLPQDMLFKIAVTPASKFYRSDLLTGIRFPMDLIFEDNVFFIETFIKSERNYFYDEYLSNKRIREGSITHTPNESFMDFIGISEILIDITKTLGLYREYRKGLYNKVISNLYLRYSQVEPDIKQVFFEKIKEYFISKKEEYDNDEVFQESDRRIREIFYSAIESQNPREFELSIRCIDLEDMLEDTELKLKENIEIKNRYNQERLKLFHRSYELSAKLNELANEKIDRKDNV